ttctttattctttgtaggaactctattcaggacatgacatgctgtcaaaatatccttaccccaccattccttagatagacccgctgtctccaacatggcgttaaccaactCAGTTATAGTGCTGTTCTTTCTTTCGGCAATCCCATTAGACTGTGGTGAATATggtggtgtcctctcatgaataattccatgttctaCACAGAAATCAGAAAATTCACTTAAAAAGTATTCTCCACCACGATCAGACCTTAACCGTTTAACTTTCCTCTCAAATTGATTTTCTACTTCaactttatagatcttaaaataatgcaacgcttcatgttttgtttttaacagatacacatagcaaaatctagaaCAATCGTCTATAAAAAGTCATGAAATATCTTTTGCCACCTTTACTCAATTCACTATTCATCTCGCATAGATCGGAATGTACTAGTTCTAATggcgccaagttcctcgcctccaTAGCCTTGTGAGGCTTATGGGGTTGCTTAGATTGCACACACACATGGCACTTAGAACCTTTGACCAAATTaatttttgggattaaattcataTTTGCAAGCCGCGAtagacaaccaaaattaacatGACAAAGACGTGAATGCCAAATATTTGACTCATCAGGGATAATAGCATTGTTCACAATCTTATTACATACATCATCATGCaaggataagcggaacaagcctccgcaatcatcaCCTTTAccaacaaaagtttcatactttgacaatacacatttattggactcgaAGACAATTTTATAACTATCTCGACAACATTAAGAGATGCTAACTAGATTCtttttgatggaggggacatgctgtaCGTTCTTTAGTAGCACCGTCTTTCTCGAAGTGAACTTCAGAATGACCGTACCAATACCAAGAAGACGCGCATGGGACCCGTTCCCTATCAGCAAGACTCCAGTCCCGCcgacctgataagaagaaaacaaagaggcatcaacacacacatgaatattagccacagtgtccatccaccactcaggtgaatgacaaactgaaagaacagtAGGTAaaaaattaccatacccagatgttcctccttcaGCCTTGCTAACAACCATGTATGCATATTTCTTCTCTTGCTTAAATTTGTGGTCTAGGCAtgaacttgcccaatgctcatcactcccgcaaacaaagcaatcACCATCtttgttgttctttttcttctttaaaGTGGTTGTTTGTTTATGCTTCGAGTAgttctcttgcttgttcttcttcttattattaTTACGAGATGCATTTgaatttttcttctgcaccatattggcattAGAAGACTCAACGCCTTTCCCATgcgtgtcttttgctctcgccctctcctcaacatcaagaaaCCCAATAAGcccagccacgctaaactcttgtctcatGTGTTTTAGAgaggtagcaaaatccctccaagaagatGGCAGCTTAGCGGTTATACCGCTGGCCACAAACTTATCGGGCAACACACATGGGAACTGTTCGAGTTTCTTAGCCAGTGCATGTATCTCATGAGCTTGTTCGATCATAGAATGGTTGTCAACTATCTTATAGTCAAACAACTGCTCTATGAGGTACAACTCGCTATCGGTGTCAGAAACaccaaacttagcatcaagtgtATCCCATAATTCCTTGTCTTGACGTATAACAAAGGTAGCTGTCATCATACTTgctatgaagtgcactaatcacgacgcctcgaaacaggttatcgacTACCTTGAACTTtttctcctcctcaggagtaaattgtTCAGATTTTTCttgtgcggcgtgatagcagttcatagcaGTAAGCCACAGCACCATCTTAGCACGCCATGTCTTGTAATTTGTTCCATCAAAATCATTTGGCTTCAAAGTAGCAGCAAAACCATTAACAGGAAATTGTCTAATATctggtttttggattgttagaaatttaggcattttcatgttaaaactaatccagaaaaataataataaatttgTGATGATAAATATGTGCGCGTGTATAATTTTACTACTGCTCAGATTAGTAGCAAATATGTTTATAAACAACATACTGATCATAGCAAAAATAAGATTGAATTTAACTAATTTGAGAATAGAGATGTACCCTGCGGAGGGACCCAAGCTCAAAGCACCGATGGCTCCAGTCCCACTCATGGTGAGTTGCtcaaagtcgtggaccacagtcggtgCAGAAAGATGTACGCAGTGCAGTCCCTCGAACGTCCACCGGGAAGTAGACGATCCGAGGATAAATAAGAAGATGTCGGTAGTCACCAAGAAGGAGCGAGTAGTCGCGAAGACGCTTCCCAAAAACCTGATCGCCCGCACACCCGAGAAGATATCACAGATGCAGACGGCGATTCCGGAGGCCTGCTCTCCCAactctccgtgcgcgcagaggatcGGGACGGGAAAACTTAGAAGGCAACGCAGTAGTGAGAAGTGAAAACACTAATTGACTATCTTAGGATTTTCCAAACTAGGAACATCCAATGATAGTTCTATTGTTGTTATGTCTTTTTTCAGGAGGATtagtacatatatatagggaCGAGAACTCCCTACCtccacatcaactagcaatatggtactaattgacgttgcatCTTCCACCTCTACTCATGGACTTAAACAATAAAGCCCATTAAAGAACACATATATTGGGCAtttgagatttattagaattTCTTCATATGCATTTAGGGAATTTTATCCATATAAATTCTAACAGGTAATTCATGGGGATATCATTCTCATTATCATTCTAGTTCTTAGTGAGTGGGTTTTTCATCCCTGGGTTTTGCTCTCCCTTGCTTCCAAAAAAGCCCTCAGACCTAATTTGGAAACCCAATCCCTTCGGGATCCCAGACTTTTCTCTGGGTGGGTAATCTATGGGGATATCATTCTAATTATTATTCTAGTTCTTAGAGCTACTTTGTCAATCAGGTTTCCCGCCGGGATCCCACCCTTTTCCCTGGGCCACAAGTCCACGGGCCGTCCTCCCCGGTGGCAGATTGTCGTAGCATTTGGAAGCCCGAGTGATGGAGTTTTAGAGCCCAATTCCCTCTACTTTCCACGGAGGAGAAATCCACGACCCAATAGGCCGGGAAGCGCTCCCCTCGCTCGTTGCTGCCTCTGATTCTCTTCCTCGCGTCGCCCATCGCCGCCTCCGTTTCTGTTCTTCCGGTCGCCCGGTCTTGCGTCGCCTCTGCCTCCTTGCCCGTGAGGACTTCCTCCACCAGCTCCCTCGTGATCTACCCCTGTTTCCCAAAGGGCGACACGGGAGAACAACACTTCGTGGATTGCCTCCACGGGAAACGAAGTGCCCTCAAAATCCCCCGTCAGGGATTATGCCCCTGGGTTACCTACCCTTTGCTTCCAAATCAAGCTTAGTGGGGTTTTTTTTTCATCCCTGGGTTTTGCTCCCCTTCTAGAAGAGcccacagaggaaaaggaagatttGTCCATGCATCCCATGTTATCTGAAGAGCGTATATCAGCCTTTACAGCATATACATGTGACATGTTTGTAAATAAAAAATACGCATGTTTGGCCAAAACCTGCATTTACAGCATATACATGTGACATGCTTGTAAATAAAATACGCATGTTTGGCCAAAACCTAATACACTGTTAGAAGAATGCATTCCGTTTTCATCGTTTCGATTGTTTTCCAAGAAAAACATTTCCAGCTTTTCTCGAATCgttaaagaaaaggaaaaagtctacttaaccccccgcctatcaaccatggtctacttcacccccaaactataaaaccgtctattttacccctccctgaacttttcaaaaccgtctattttactccccgggcggttttcgacggtggttttgctacagtaacggcggttttgctatagtgatggtggttttgtcttttttttatttatttctggtgaatctttaaaaaatcatagtaaatcacagaaaaattataaaatggaaaatctaattttgttggactccacataagtagatctacacaatgaacatactccctccgtcccagaatatctgtcgttctcgctttccgagaaacaactttaacaaaatatatattaaaaatattattatttatgatacataattagcatcattggaaagatctttgaatctagttttttaacaaatttatttggaaacacaaatgttgcacatattttatacaaattgagtcaaagttgtggcacggacaccgaaaacgacagataaattgggacggagggactataatatgatatgctttagtacaaaatttttgctgtagttttagattaattggaaaatccaattttgtctgtaattaattggaataattcatagctgcagcttctgtggtccaattatggtgaaatttttatggtaggctaattattttatgcttgaactatagtaaaaattccgtactcattggaccatgtataacttagttatagataaattccaattaattacagtcaaaattagattttccaattaatctaaaggtacagcaaaacctttgtactaaagcataccacattatatgttaactatgtagatttactcatgtggagtccaacgaaattagattttccattttatgatttttctatgatttactatgatttttcaaagattcagcgaaaataaataaaaaaagaaaaaggtgaaaCCACAGGTAGCGTAGCgaaccaccgttactgtagcaaaatcaccgtcgaaaaccgcccggggggtaaaatagacggttttgaaaaagttcagggggtaaaatagacggttttatagtttggggtgaagtagaccatggttgataAGTGGGGGTTAAATAGACTTTTTCCTTAAAGAAAATACTAGTCCGAAAGGATAAACATGACTGTATGAACGAGTTATAGAGAAGCCAAATGCTCTTTGTGAACTCAGAAGAAGTGGCTCTGCGCTTTCCTCGATTATCCTCCCAACTCGTTCAGACAAAtcgtttccaaaaaaaaaaagagaggaaaaaataaACCTCTTCAGACAAATCTTGCTGCTGCCAATCAGGCAATCAGTAATCAACAACAATGGCGTCGCCATCCATCGGCTGCCCCTCCTCCTCGACGGCTCTCCCCGCGGGAGCCGGCTTGCGCCGATCGCCGTCCTCCGTCCACCCgtggcgccgccgccaccaccagcagcagcaggcgaggCGACTGGTGATGGCGGCAGCGGCGAGGCGGCGGTACAAGGGGACGGTGAGGAGGGAGGCGGCGCTGGCGGAGCTGGTGGAACGGAAGGTGGCGGAGGCGATGGAGGCGTGCGGGGAGCGCGGGCAGGACGACGAGGGGTGCCGCGTGGCgtgggacgaggtggaggaggtgagcCAGGCCAGGGCCGACCTCCGGCGCCGCATCGCCGAGGCCCCCGGCGACCCGCTCGAGCACTTCTGCGCGCACAACCCCACCGCCGACGACTGCGCCGTCGTCTACGAGTGACTGCACGCCATCCGTGCGTCAACCGCAGGTCGCTGCTGTACGTTCTAGTAGGGTGATCGATCAGAGAGATTCGAGATGAAACATGTTTCGGGCTTTCAGCTTTGCGTTCAATTCAATTATCACGGACTCGGTGGTAATAATAAAAGTGGACATCTTTCGGTTGATTTTGTTTCAGTTGTGTCCAATCATTTCATGACACATAGGTTCTAAAACCTAATCAGAATCTGATAGATAAAGGGAAAAGAATTCACTCAGAATTTACAGTGACACAAAACAATAAAAAGTGATTGAAATTCCAACAAACATCACCCAGATCTTATCCAGTTGGCAACCTCCTGCTCACGTGCATGCAGCAACAACCCTCAGGGGAATCTCACGTGAAAAAAAGATGAGCTTCAGAAACTGACCTAGAGCTAAGTGCCTGACCAAGACCAAGTGCAAGTTCTTTGCCAAGTATAGACGGAGGagttaaaagaaaataaaaaataaactaagcaaaacaaaaaaaaatcaatagAGGAAAAATGACAAAAGAACTACAAGCTAGTGAAAACATCGCACTAAAACAAAGTTTCTAAAAATCAGATTGGACCTTACCCCCTCACGCACCTCCTCCTCATGCCAGGAGGCTTGGCCACCAAGGAAAAAACcaagaaaaaaaagagataaaTCGGAGATACCGCGCCAAAGCACCGGGGTCACCAAAGAACAGATCAAGGCTCACCCATAACGGAAGGGGAAATAAATAATAGGGATATAATATTACTACAACAATGAATCCACAAAAACTGAAAACACTTAATAATGAAGAACAACTAATATCTGAACCATGAAGGGCAATCTGAAACACTGATGACCTCAAACTCGAAATGAATAATATGCAAACAACAACTAATCCACTAAATGAAAGTAGGTATTCCTAAAGAACAACTAATATCTAGGATTTATGAAGCCATCGGAACCTGAAACACTGAATCTTTGAACTCATTCAACTGAGACTAATGGAAGCATCAAAACTGAAATAGAGTTTCTAATGAACTCAAGAAACTAAAACTAATGAAAACATTAAAATTGAAAAAGAGTTTGTAAAAATCAGATTAACTGAAACTTAAATTGACAATACAACAATATTGCTTGAAACATACGATTACAACATGCAAAAGGTAACAACTAAAAAAATTAATAATATGTGCTGAAATACTGAAATGACTTGAACTAAAATAACTTAAAAAGAACAAATTGAATAACAGCATATTACTCAATATAAAAAATAACAATATATACTGAAAAAAACTAAAACTAACAAACATAAAAGGAAATAAACTCAAATTAATGAACTTATCCACTAACAAACATACTGAAAGGTAATCTTAATATAGGCAGTGTGCAAGTCGACTCAAATCACTTAGGGCTCATTTGGTTACAACAGATTGACGCTAGGAATCATTCCGGTtaacaaaagcttatataaattaaaTAACAATTCCCGAGTCGTTCTTGCGAAACCGAATGGGGCCTTAGCAGGATTCCAATCACTGCTCACTAATACTTTATCAGAATCACCTTTTGTGCATTACATCAGTTTAAGTGCAGTTGTTTAATTCCTCAATGTGTGCGAACACAACAAATCAAAAATCACATGGTGATGCCTTCGGAGCTCAAGCTACTGCACGCAATAAACAAAAAAGCAAGTCCTAACGTCAACGGCGACGGCAACGCCCGACGCCGACACCTCCGcggctccgcctccgcctccgccaagCACCAAGCGGACCGTCTCTCTTCCGATGAGCACAAGGTGTGTCTGAAACTCTGAATCGAGCAGCAGAATAAAAACAATATTAAATCGTCAAGAAGATTAAAGCGGCACTGAAATAACACATGATCGCCAGCTCGCAACATGTGACGGATTGAATCGGACCCATGTATTACAAAAAACGTGCCTGTTAAAAACGGCACGAATCTACAAACAACCTCAACCACACAAAAGTGAATGAAAACATGACGTGATATCATCCGAGAGTTATTTAGAAAATCCCGATAATAAAATGACACGATTAGTCATCGTTAGCGTCTCTTCATCAGAGAGCGCAACAGTTTATTTCTGTCATAGGCGTTTCAACTGCCCTGTATGCATCTGAACCCGAACGTGACGAGCTCACGCGCATTTGTTTCTACGTGTGGCCTGGTGAATCCTGAACGAGAGTGGTGGATGACCGCTGGCGCTGAGCAACAGTTTTAGAGGCTGCCGTTGGATGGGAGCGGACGGTGGGATGCCCTGACTGCAGGCCGACGTTACCCCGGGCGAAGTGACGATTTCGTTCCCATCGACCGTCTcctccgccgccgcagccgcgatGCCGACGGTGAGCGTCGGCCGGGACCGTCTCTTCGCCGCCCTTGGTCGGACCTACAGTAGGTTTGTATTCCTTTGCTCAGTTCCTGCCCCAAAACCCCAGCTCTCCCCTCCGCGGCAACTGACAACTCGTAACCCATCCTCCTGGCAACAACACAGGAGGAGTTCGAGGCGCTCTGCTTCGAGTTCGGCATCGAGCTCGACGACGTGGTGAGCATCTCTCTTCGCCGTATCCCCTCCCATTCACTCACTGTGCTGAGAGTGGCGTTGTCTGAATTTTGAGTGTTTTGGGGTCTGCGTGTGCAGACGACGGAGAAGGCTACTATCAGGAAGGAGAAGCACCTCGAGGACGACGGCGAGGTGGACGACGATGACGAGGTCATCTACAAGATAGAGGTTGCCGCCAACAGGTCAGCAGATTTTGTTTTCGTCAACGTCAATGGAATCGATGTTACTAGAATACTAGGTAGGTATACCGGATTTTGGAAACCCGGTGAAAACTTGCTACAATGTTTGCATGTATGATTTGCTATGTCTTGAAGCAAGCCCTGTATTCCAAGTTTCATCCATCCCTCGTGGTTCAATTCTTCAGATGCATGTTAAACCAGAGGTAAGTTCATGTTCTTTGGACTCGCAGTGCTTTTCGAATAATTTCCTAGAAGAAAAAGCTAGATTCCTTCAGTTTTCCATCTCTAGGTTGTAGAGAAAACTGTACAGCAGCACTGTTTGGTGTATGTTATAACCTGGCAATGCTCTTGAACCAGTTGATTCTTTTTTGGTTTTTGGATTGGATATGGAATGTTATGTCTCTGGAGTAATGGAGAAATGATGTGTCAAACTgtcttttttgaaggaaaaaagaAGCAATACCCTACTGACATTTTCCATGCCATTAAatatgtatatattttttttggtGCATGCTCTTTGTAATGTTTTATTATTGTCGTGAAAACGATTATAGCTTGAAGCTGGTGCTAAATGTTAAGACATTAACATATTCATGATTTTGATGTTTGCCCGTTATTAATGGATTAGTGTTGTATTTGCTAATGTTGATGCTGATCGTATTCTCCAGAATGGTATTAtttattttcttatttttttccAATGTAAGCCTTGATTTGCTGTTTTTTTTCCAGACTTCAAAAATTAGGCCATACGTAGTTTGTGCTGTCCTAAGAGGGGTAACCTTTGATGAAGCAAGATACAACAGCTTCATTGATCTTCAAGACAAACTCCACCAAAATATCTGCCGGTATAGCTTATCTTATTGCCTTTTGCGTTTCATTGTATTGATATCAGGATCGTACCAATACAATGATTAATTAACTCAGACTACTCCATGATGGATAACAGGAAGAGAACTCTCGTTGCTATTGGCACCCATGATCTGGACACTCTGCAAGGACCCTTCTCATATGAGGTAAAATTATCCCAGTGCTGTAATAAGCTAATTTTGTAGCTCAATCTTGGGTAGTATCCTATTCGCCCTGCATTCATGGCAAACAGTTTACCCTGATCTTTCATGTTACAAAATGGATGTTTCATTATCTGACATTCTTGGGCCTATTGGCATCTCCCAGGACGAGAAGCAGGTACCTGCAAGTTCCTGAAAGTTTTAGCAAGGATGTTTTCAATCTGGATTAATAACTGTGCATCTGAAACTGTAGGTTGTCTGTCTTTTGAATAAAATGCAACTGCAAGCTGAAAGTCACTCATTGAAGGGGGAGCCTCGCATTTCAGTGTCTGTTCCTCCAACAAGAAGTGATATTCTGCATGCCTGTGATTTGTCGGAGGTATATCTGCTATTATCTAGCTGTTTCAACTGTTTTTGTAGGTATTTGCTTGCTGTCATTGTTAACTGGTTTAATTTCTGTTTGGCTTCTACAAAGGACGTTGCTATAGCTTATGGATTCAACAATGTGCCAAAATCAAAGCCGAAGTGTATGACAATAGGAGGAAGGCAACCATTAAACAGGTTCTCAGATAAAATTCGTGCTGAGGTACTTCAGGTATTTGATATGTCTTTGTGGCATCTTGCTGATATTTGATGTCTTTGTGTTTCTTTTTCTTGTGTTTTTATCTGTTCATCAGTTGATCTTTACTGAAAAATCCTTTGTGGCCAGGTTGCAAGAGCTGGTTATATGGAGGTGCACATTTATCTTGTCTTCACACGAAGAAAACTTTGACATGTTAAACAGAGCAGATGACAGAAGTAAAGCAGTCATTATCGCAAGCCCTCGCACTTCTGAATTCGAGGTAAATTTTCCCTGATTTTATTGTCACCCACCCCAGTGCTGGGTGCAGCCATCAGTCAGCTCTCCTATCTGCTCTCAATTGACTAGTGCAAAGAATAGTGTAAATTTTTGGCTGATTGATGCCTTTCTTGCAAAACAAAAAAAGTTAATTCATAAACTAATTGCAGGATAATCATCTTTGTTGCGTTTATTTACTGATGCATCTTGCTGGTGTATCATGATTCTCCGTTTTCTGTTATTGTATGACTTCTAGGTGTAATTAGCCGTACATTCTTGTAATCCTATCATTTGACTTTTGACTATTCCTCCTTATCTGACTTCTCAGCCTTATCTTTCGTTTTAGTTCTGCATGTTCTACACAGGGCAACTAGGGACGGGCATAATTAACCAAACCTGAGAAACAGAACCGAACTAACCCAGACCGAATCCGAAATGACAGAAATTGTTTTTTTttaagggcaggcctggtgcagttgtgagagctgtctcactgagtcaccaggtcgtgggttcgaagcatccactccgcagattttgcaggtggaaggcttgcctcggtttttcccttccccagaccccactcgtgtgggagcctccggcactgggtctgcccttgcCCCAATTCGGCCTCAAGAACTAACTAAATGAAAGTCCCGGTTTATTCGGTCTTAACCCAGTAActgaagacgacgacgacaacaataacaacaacaacaaagcctttaagttccaaacaagttagggtaggctagagttgaaacccagcagaagcaatcaaggttcaggcacgtgaatagctgttttccaagcac
This DNA window, taken from Miscanthus floridulus cultivar M001 chromosome 13, ASM1932011v1, whole genome shotgun sequence, encodes the following:
- the LOC136501754 gene encoding calvin cycle protein CP12-3, chloroplastic-like; translated protein: MASPSIGCPSSSTALPAGAGLRRSPSSVHPWRRRHHQQQQARRLVMAAAARRRYKGTVRREAALAELVERKVAEAMEACGERGQDDEGCRVAWDEVEEVSQARADLRRRIAEAPGDPLEHFCAHNPTADDCAVVYE